One Campylobacter concisus DNA segment encodes these proteins:
- a CDS encoding D-amino acid aminotransferase: MADQALQTVFLNGEFLQKDEAKVSAFDRGFIFGDGIYEVVPVINSKMVDKDGFWARFERSLNEIDISLPYEKEKFEAILNEIITKNGLKEGGIYMQVTRGVAFRNFYFIENLTPSVFIFCYQSEILNNPAAKTGIKVVSVEDIRWKRRDIKSISLLAQCYAKNEAHKKGADEGFMVENGFVTEGCSSSAFIIKDKTLITKPLSNEILPGIRRMRLLKIAKDIGLKIEERKFSMDEVYNADEVFISAATLILLPVVYADGKAINGAKVGEISSKLREIYAGELLKEAGL; this comes from the coding sequence ATGGCAGATCAAGCTTTACAAACCGTCTTTTTAAATGGAGAATTTTTGCAAAAAGACGAGGCAAAAGTTAGTGCTTTTGATAGAGGATTTATATTTGGTGATGGAATTTATGAGGTTGTGCCTGTGATAAATTCAAAAATGGTTGATAAAGATGGATTTTGGGCGAGATTTGAAAGAAGCTTAAATGAAATAGATATAAGTTTGCCATACGAAAAGGAAAAATTTGAAGCGATCTTAAACGAGATAATCACTAAAAATGGCCTAAAAGAGGGCGGAATTTACATGCAAGTAACAAGAGGTGTGGCGTTTAGAAATTTCTATTTCATAGAAAATTTAACACCAAGTGTCTTTATTTTCTGTTACCAGAGTGAAATTTTAAACAATCCTGCTGCAAAAACTGGCATAAAAGTCGTGAGTGTCGAGGATATCAGGTGGAAAAGGCGTGACATCAAGTCTATCTCACTTCTGGCCCAGTGCTACGCTAAAAATGAAGCTCACAAAAAAGGCGCAGACGAGGGCTTTATGGTGGAAAATGGCTTTGTCACAGAGGGCTGTAGTTCGAGTGCTTTTATTATCAAGGATAAAACTCTAATCACAAAACCACTTTCAAATGAAATTTTGCCAGGCATTCGCCGTATGAGACTTTTAAAGATTGCTAAAGATATTGGCCTTAAGATAGAGGAGCGAAAATTTAGTATGGATGAAGTTTATAATGCTGATGAAGTCTTTATCTCGGCTGCGACGCTCATACTCTTACCAGTCGTCTATGCTGATGGCAAGGCGATAAACGGTGCAAAAGTAGGAGAAATTTCAAGCAAACTTCGTGAAATTTATGCTGGTGAACTTTTAAAAGAAGCCGGGCTTTGA
- a CDS encoding chemotaxis protein, with translation MFDRLKDNIMFEVIFKYIILLLLFICVAGLFASGVLFLNGEMSENSLNLHIFFGFSLVVLTIVHSYVKKKKLKKLSLEFKNILNHKPVQMDCNTTRFLNALNDVKVGELSKKFGSDIVEILKSNNIKVKSENETMKQICKNNDEKMFYIFVLIVEDIFKDKEKI, from the coding sequence ATGTTTGATAGGCTAAAAGACAACATTATGTTTGAGGTGATTTTTAAGTACATCATCTTGTTGCTACTTTTTATCTGTGTGGCTGGGCTTTTTGCAAGCGGCGTTCTTTTCTTAAATGGGGAGATGAGTGAAAATTCGCTGAATTTACACATTTTCTTTGGCTTTAGTTTGGTTGTTTTGACGATTGTTCATAGTTATGTTAAGAAGAAAAAGTTAAAGAAGCTAAGCCTTGAGTTTAAAAATATTTTAAATCACAAGCCAGTGCAGATGGATTGTAATACTACTAGATTTTTAAACGCTCTAAACGATGTAAAGGTTGGCGAGTTATCAAAGAAATTTGGCTCTGATATTGTAGAAATTTTAAAATCAAATAACATAAAAGTAAAAAGCGAGAATGAGACGATGAAACAAATTTGTAAAAATAACGATGAAAAGATGTTTTATATTTTTGTTTTAATTGTAGAAGATATTTTTAAGGATAAGGAAAAAATTTGA
- a CDS encoding peptidylprolyl isomerase: MLSWMQKHKKYLVVTIWVSTIAFVGAGFVGWGAYDLNSNRATSVAKVGHRNISIQELQQKYDSLYQYYNNLFDGKLTQEKANELGLQNAALQATIQENLLLNFADDIGLSVSKDDILKYIIVDPTFQKDGAFDKNLYYDILRRARINPTDFEENLKLTILLDKLRTILNLPANKEDIAMMEASFFMQDKLAIQIINANQSDIKIDEKELKDLWEINKNNYMTKTIYGLETYFIESNKNDANQTTLSDYYNENKERYKGSDDKIKSFDEVKTEVIKDYNIEKSKTDALKKYTSIKKAELATNEFVSVNEDNATFSLDEIKGAKVGEVIKPFTYKDGYLIVRVKSITPPQPMSFEQARAMVLEIYKDKKKKENLTTMAKESLQNFKGTDIGFISRDINSSISGLNESETRTFVSQLFETNNKKDYVILEDKAVIYDILEQRLLVDNMDNNYKQITQQNVTMLKNNELIKDLTNKLKKYYEIKEYIKR, encoded by the coding sequence ATGTTGTCTTGGATGCAAAAACATAAAAAATACCTAGTTGTTACCATTTGGGTAAGTACAATAGCCTTTGTCGGAGCAGGCTTTGTAGGCTGGGGAGCATATGATTTAAACAGCAATCGAGCCACTTCAGTAGCAAAAGTAGGACACAGAAATATAAGCATTCAAGAACTACAACAAAAATATGATAGTTTGTATCAATACTACAATAATCTTTTTGATGGTAAATTAACGCAAGAAAAGGCCAATGAGTTAGGATTACAAAATGCTGCACTTCAGGCTACAATTCAAGAGAATTTACTATTAAATTTTGCAGACGATATAGGTCTTAGTGTTAGCAAAGATGATATTTTAAAATATATAATCGTTGATCCAACATTTCAAAAAGATGGTGCTTTTGATAAAAATTTATACTACGATATTTTAAGAAGGGCCAGAATAAATCCAACTGATTTTGAAGAAAATTTAAAACTAACAATACTGCTTGATAAGCTTAGAACTATTTTAAATTTACCAGCCAATAAAGAAGACATTGCAATGATGGAAGCAAGCTTTTTTATGCAAGACAAATTAGCAATACAGATAATAAATGCTAATCAAAGTGATATAAAAATAGATGAAAAAGAGCTAAAGGATCTTTGGGAAATAAATAAAAACAACTATATGACAAAGACCATATACGGTCTAGAAACATACTTTATAGAGTCAAATAAAAATGATGCAAATCAAACTACTTTGAGTGACTACTATAACGAAAATAAGGAGAGATATAAAGGCTCTGATGATAAAATCAAATCATTTGACGAAGTAAAGACTGAAGTTATTAAAGACTACAATATCGAGAAAAGTAAGACTGATGCTTTAAAAAAATATACCTCTATCAAAAAAGCCGAGCTTGCAACAAATGAATTTGTTAGTGTAAATGAAGATAATGCGACATTCTCACTTGATGAAATAAAAGGGGCAAAAGTTGGTGAGGTTATAAAACCATTTACATATAAAGATGGATATTTGATAGTTAGGGTAAAAAGCATAACTCCTCCACAACCCATGAGTTTTGAACAAGCAAGAGCAATGGTACTTGAAATTTACAAAGATAAAAAGAAAAAAGAAAACTTAACAACTATGGCAAAAGAGTCTTTACAAAATTTCAAAGGAACTGATATAGGCTTTATTAGTAGAGATATAAATAGCTCTATCTCAGGACTAAATGAAAGTGAGACTAGAACTTTTGTTTCTCAACTTTTTGAAACTAACAATAAAAAAGATTATGTTATATTAGAGGATAAGGCCGTTATATACGATATTTTGGAACAAAGGTTGCTTGTAGATAATATGGATAATAACTATAAGCAAATAACACAGCAAAACGTTACAATGCTTAAAAATAATGAGTTAATAAAAGATTTAACAAACAAACTGAAAAAATACTATGAAATTAAAGAATATATCAAAAGGTAA
- a CDS encoding class II aldolase and adducin N-terminal domain-containing protein, translated as MELEHSINEIKTISLSMFRKNFFGVFHGSISARVEKNQFIINKQNAIFDNLKDDDLTLLSSKKDYRWNEASLDADIHLNIYKNINEARFVCYAMPPYATAYAMKHEKIVPKDYFGYMRFNEISVYDPKQYDDWYERAETEIYRYMLEKNTNIIIIKGYGIYAYSRSPQLLAKEIALLENSCKLLHLTSGYSDYSI; from the coding sequence ATGGAGCTAGAACACTCAATAAATGAGATAAAAACAATATCACTTTCTATGTTTAGAAAGAATTTTTTTGGCGTCTTTCACGGCTCGATTTCGGCAAGAGTCGAAAAAAATCAATTTATAATCAATAAACAAAATGCCATTTTTGATAATTTAAAAGATGATGACTTGACGCTTCTTTCATCAAAAAAAGACTATCGTTGGAATGAAGCTAGTCTTGATGCTGATATACACTTAAATATTTATAAAAATATAAATGAGGCAAGATTTGTTTGCTACGCGATGCCACCATACGCAACTGCCTATGCAATGAAACATGAAAAAATCGTACCGAAAGATTATTTTGGGTATATGAGATTTAATGAAATTTCAGTCTATGATCCAAAACAATATGATGACTGGTATGAGCGTGCAGAAACTGAAATTTATAGATACATGCTAGAAAAAAATACAAACATTATTATTATTAAAGGATATGGTATTTATGCATACAGCAGAAGCCCACAACTTCTTGCAAAAGAGATAGCTTTGCTAGAAAATAGCTGCAAATTGCTTCATTTAACTAGTGGTTATAGCGATTATAGTATTTAA
- a CDS encoding SH3 domain-containing protein → MKKGIFLAFSVALFLGCSQTQPKPSVQNSLPDENVYKPNERISLLDFEMKQDASSLPQNIQSASFDQEEILKRRFKVFTLRGVKFNPNDVFWAFNIYKPSKKRKYFGSNFREIPQSWFDAQKDNANFSALSSISAYALTSANTALRNFPTDEPIFLNPQTPGEGYPFDYLQESTLSIAHPLFVSHLSKDRAWAFVSDDAVWGWVKVEDIKFISDDEANAYQKSSFVTIKTDKMPVYDKAGNFLFYSRVGAILPVLAQDSKNYYGKIYVRNLLREFVLPKSVGALFPLKFNDSNLKTLISSLLTQPYGWGGVDKLRDCSLFTKDLLASFGVWLPRNSRAQANMGQKFDLKGLSNAAKTKEIKEKGVPYLTLVHLPGHIMLYAGYKGDDIYVVHDAWGIKTENNGRALIGATAVTTLNIGQNRSDIQNSNLLISKVDSINVIKPESVISDKARKISALQRAYGVKVEDNLVKFGDGVIFVYDDFKQKDEECSTGADIEDMNALDYAAFAPLSASLSDAGRCRNYELLGKIYGSSESAVKANLVDVIWLKDSLALKLPFNSKNGAAAALQDVSNELNEMVKSDASLLEYLKDPGGTFKWRIIAGTNRLSAHSYGIAIDINVKKSHYWQWSNGYQNLIPEKIVRVFEKHKFIWGGRWKHFDTMHFEYRPEMFE, encoded by the coding sequence TTGAAAAAGGGTATATTTTTAGCATTTAGTGTTGCTTTGTTTTTGGGATGCTCACAGACCCAGCCAAAGCCAAGTGTGCAAAATTCTTTACCGGATGAAAATGTATATAAGCCAAATGAACGCATTAGTTTGCTTGATTTTGAAATGAAGCAAGATGCCTCGTCGCTACCGCAAAATATACAAAGTGCAAGCTTTGACCAAGAAGAAATTTTAAAAAGAAGGTTTAAGGTTTTTACATTAAGGGGCGTAAAATTTAATCCAAACGATGTCTTTTGGGCATTTAATATATATAAGCCGAGCAAAAAGAGAAAGTATTTTGGCTCAAATTTTAGAGAGATACCTCAAAGCTGGTTTGACGCACAAAAGGACAATGCAAATTTTTCAGCTCTTTCAAGCATCTCTGCTTATGCTCTAACTTCGGCAAACACAGCTTTAAGAAATTTTCCAACCGATGAGCCGATATTTTTAAATCCGCAAACTCCAGGAGAAGGCTATCCGTTTGATTATCTGCAAGAGTCAACCCTAAGCATTGCTCATCCACTTTTTGTCTCACATCTTTCTAAAGACAGGGCATGGGCGTTTGTTAGCGATGATGCGGTTTGGGGCTGGGTAAAGGTCGAGGATATAAAATTTATAAGCGACGATGAGGCAAATGCCTATCAAAAGTCAAGTTTTGTGACCATAAAAACGGACAAGATGCCAGTTTATGACAAGGCTGGAAATTTCTTGTTTTATTCAAGAGTCGGAGCGATACTACCTGTTTTGGCACAGGATAGTAAAAACTACTACGGAAAAATTTATGTAAGAAATCTCTTGAGAGAATTTGTGTTGCCAAAGTCTGTTGGCGCTCTTTTTCCTCTTAAATTTAATGACTCAAATCTAAAAACACTTATTAGCTCCCTTCTTACTCAGCCTTATGGTTGGGGCGGGGTCGATAAGCTAAGGGATTGCTCACTTTTTACTAAAGATTTGTTAGCAAGCTTTGGCGTGTGGCTGCCTAGAAACTCAAGGGCTCAAGCAAATATGGGACAAAAATTTGATTTAAAAGGACTTAGTAACGCTGCTAAGACAAAAGAGATAAAAGAAAAAGGTGTGCCATATCTTACGCTTGTGCATCTGCCAGGGCATATCATGCTTTATGCTGGATACAAGGGCGATGATATCTACGTGGTGCATGACGCTTGGGGGATAAAGACTGAAAACAACGGCCGTGCGCTAATCGGTGCTACGGCAGTAACTACGCTAAATATCGGACAAAATAGAAGCGATATACAAAACTCAAATTTGCTCATTTCAAAGGTCGATTCTATAAATGTGATAAAGCCCGAAAGTGTAATAAGTGATAAAGCTAGAAAAATTTCAGCTTTACAAAGGGCTTATGGTGTTAAGGTTGAGGATAATTTGGTCAAATTCGGTGATGGAGTAATATTTGTCTATGATGACTTTAAACAAAAAGATGAAGAGTGCAGCACTGGGGCTGACATAGAGGATATGAACGCGCTTGATTACGCTGCGTTTGCGCCACTTAGCGCGTCTTTAAGTGATGCTGGTAGATGTAGAAACTACGAGCTTTTAGGCAAAATTTATGGCTCAAGCGAGAGCGCGGTAAAGGCAAATTTAGTAGATGTCATTTGGCTAAAAGATAGCCTTGCGCTGAAACTACCATTTAACTCTAAAAATGGAGCTGCAGCCGCCTTGCAAGACGTAAGCAATGAGCTAAATGAGATGGTAAAAAGTGATGCGAGCTTGCTTGAGTATTTAAAAGATCCAGGCGGGACATTTAAATGGCGCATCATCGCTGGCACAAACCGCTTGAGCGCTCACAGCTACGGCATTGCGATCGATATAAATGTGAAAAAGAGCCACTATTGGCAGTGGAGCAATGGCTACCAAAACCTCATTCCTGAAAAGATAGTGCGTGTTTTTGAAAAACATAAATTTATCTGGGGTGGACGCTGGAAGCACTTTGATACGATGCACTTTGAGTATCGCCCAGAGATGTTTGAGTAG
- a CDS encoding DUF523 domain-containing protein, with the protein MREKILISACLVGINCKFNGENNLLNKDVLDEISKKFHLLFVCPEVYGGLSTPREPAEMKNGSIICKFSGKDVSKNFIKGAEICLKIAKLNGCKKAILKSKSPSCGSGQIYDGSFSKRLILGDGITAKLLKENEILVYSEDEIVGFDV; encoded by the coding sequence TTGAGAGAAAAAATCTTAATAAGTGCTTGCCTAGTCGGCATAAATTGTAAATTTAACGGCGAAAATAATCTTTTAAATAAAGATGTTTTAGATGAAATTTCAAAGAAATTTCATCTGCTTTTTGTTTGTCCTGAGGTTTATGGTGGACTTAGTACACCAAGGGAACCGGCTGAGATGAAAAATGGCTCAATCATATGTAAATTTTCAGGCAAAGATGTGAGTAAAAATTTCATAAAAGGAGCAGAAATTTGCCTAAAGATAGCCAAACTAAATGGTTGTAAAAAGGCTATTTTAAAATCAAAAAGTCCAAGTTGTGGAAGTGGACAAATTTATGACGGAAGCTTTAGTAAGAGGCTTATTTTAGGTGATGGCATCACAGCAAAACTGCTAAAAGAAAATGAAATTTTAGTTTACAGCGAAGATGAGATAGTAGGGTTTGATGTTTGA
- the rsmH gene encoding 16S rRNA (cytosine(1402)-N(4))-methyltransferase RsmH, producing the protein MQSPHISVLLDEVLSFFKNLNGNFIDCTLGYAGHSSAILSQNENLNLIACDRDNEAINFSLKKLEPFGSRVKIYKSNFSELTSKLSQEEILNVRGILADIGVSSLQIDKDDRGFSLGSSTLDMRMDKERNFSAFDVVNGYSFDELVRIFRDYGELKNAAGIANKIINARNFGKITSAKELANLIGTAQIKGRGVSPAILAFQAIRIEVNGELDELTNLLDSIEKCGFKDCLVAIITFHSLEDRIVKERFKKWANSCICLPGVYKCECGNNHELGEILTKKPLTASQNELKINSRSKSAKLRVFKIKG; encoded by the coding sequence TTGCAAAGTCCACATATCAGTGTTTTACTTGATGAAGTTCTATCTTTTTTTAAAAATTTAAATGGAAATTTTATAGATTGCACGCTTGGATATGCCGGACATTCTAGTGCCATTTTATCTCAAAATGAAAATTTAAATTTAATTGCCTGTGATAGAGATAACGAAGCTATAAATTTTTCACTAAAAAAACTTGAGCCATTTGGTAGTAGGGTTAAAATTTATAAAAGTAACTTCTCTGAATTGACTAGCAAGCTAAGTCAAGAAGAAATTTTAAATGTTAGAGGAATTTTGGCTGACATTGGTGTTAGCTCACTTCAGATAGATAAAGACGATAGAGGCTTTAGTCTTGGCTCAAGCACGCTTGATATGAGAATGGACAAAGAGCGAAATTTTAGCGCATTTGATGTTGTAAATGGATACTCTTTTGATGAGTTGGTTAGAATTTTTAGAGATTATGGCGAGCTAAAAAATGCTGCTGGGATTGCGAACAAGATTATAAATGCTAGAAATTTTGGCAAGATAACGAGTGCAAAAGAGCTTGCAAATTTAATAGGTACAGCCCAGATAAAAGGGCGTGGAGTTAGCCCTGCAATACTTGCCTTTCAAGCGATCAGGATAGAGGTAAATGGTGAGTTAGATGAGCTAACAAATTTACTTGATAGTATAGAAAAATGTGGGTTTAAAGATTGTCTTGTGGCGATTATTACATTTCATTCGCTTGAAGATAGGATCGTAAAAGAGCGCTTTAAAAAATGGGCAAATAGCTGTATCTGTCTACCTGGTGTTTATAAATGTGAGTGCGGAAATAACCACGAACTAGGAGAAATTTTAACCAAAAAGCCACTAACAGCAAGCCAAAATGAGCTAAAGATAAACTCACGAAGCAAGAGCGCAAAACTGCGGGTTTTTAAGATAAAAGGATAA